In the Cylindrospermopsis raciborskii Cr2010 genome, TGTGAAGGTGATATAAAATCGGAACAGAGTCGTGCTTTGGAAAGATCCAAGCAAATTCAGTTATTGGTGAAAAAACTCTTTAGTGATAGCTTGAGTGTTAAAGCCTATAGACTATTGAATCTTGGACAATTTCAAAGAAAAGATTGTCAGAGTGATCAAGATTTAACTGCATATCAAAGGAGCATTATTATTATTGGGGTAAAGAAACAAGATGAGGGAGTTATTTTAGATGAGGCCTTGAGAGACAGACTAGAGAAAAAACCTTTTGCAGATTTTAAATTAGAGGATTATTCTTTGGGAGGGGTGGATATCTTTAAAACTATCTCTAGTAATTTGCAGTTGGGAGACGGTTTTTAAAAACTGTAGATGGCAAATTATACCAATAGAGAATTTGTAGACAAAATTTATCTATCTAAAGAGAGACTGGTTTTGTATCCAATCAAGACTATATATTAAATAGCCCGATTACCCTACCGGACTTTAGCTCCAAACCTCCTCTTGCAATTTTAATTTGTTTCATAATTACATAATTAAAAGTTTCAAGAGGGGGCTTTATTCTGATTTTCTGGGCATTGCTATAGAGACTAAGTAGGGAGGCACAATTATTTGTAGGATGGGTCGAGTAACGAGACCCATGGGGGTGTTGGGTTTCATACTTCAACCCAACCTACGTTCATCTTATATTTAATTCCATCCACCTACTGATTAGGGATTACAATATGGACATAATCCAGGATCGGCAAAAAATTTACCATCGGGATATAACTTCTCTTCTATAAAATTACACTTTTGACATTGGTAAATTACTCCCATAGTTAATGAGGTAGGTTGACCACAACTTTCACATGGTAAACCTTGAGTTCTGTCGGTAATACTAAATCCAGGTGTACCACATTGAGGACAACAACTGTAAATTTTTTCCACCAAATCCTGAGTAGCTTTTGCAATGTTGTTCATGCGGGTGGGATTATAAAGCGCTCGCATATCAGTCTCTATATGTAAATTACCATGGGGAGAATTATTTAAGGCAAAATTTACAGATTCATATAGCTGTTCTTGAGTGGTGATACCTTTAATAATTTCAGTATCTTGCCCATTGGAAGATTCAAACCAAACCACTAAACCATGGTCAGGAAAACCAACTTTAGCAGCAAATTTTTGTGCTGCTTCAAAACTATTGATCACCAAATGATTAAAATTAGTCTCTGTGGAAAACACCTCTCCCACAATTTGTAAGTCATTTTGTTGATCTAAAAGTAATACAATTTCTCTATTGGCATAAATATAAGGAAAATTAGGATGAGGCACAAAACTACCCTCACTTCCTATACCTATAGTTTCCCCAGTCATTTCCATTGCTTTTTTGGCTTTTAATTTAGCTGTGACTATTTGGGTATCTGGACGTTTTATATCTCTGGTAAACGTACCAAATTGATCGGTATTAAAGTTTGGGGGAACGACAACTTCTAGCCCCAGTTGCTTTTTTAATAATGGAGCAATGACATTTTCTTTATGGTGCATGGTTGCCAAAACGGCTACCCGATTGATAAATAAACTATTTAATAATTCTTGGGACATATTACTTTAGATGATTTCATTACTCCCCATTTCCCCCCTTTTTCTACCTCAGTCTAATTTTGGACTTGGGGAATCTGATCAGTTGGATTGTTTTGATTAACTTGATTCATTTGCACTAGTAACTTTTCTTTATTTCGTCTGCGAATTTTGGCATATATCTGAATACTAGCAGCCATCAAAATCACTAATCCAAAAATTACCCAAGCAGTAATATCAGTGGGGAGATTATTTTTGAAAATAGCCAACATGACAATAATAACTAGTAGCAAAGTTGGTGCTTCATTTAAAGCTCTTAGTTGCTGTCCACTCCATTTGCACTCATTTGCAGCCAACTGTTTCATCAATCTACCACAGTAATGATGATAAACTAATAAAATACCTACAAACCCCAACTTGAAATGCAACCAGGTTTCGTGAAATAGATCAAGATTGGTATAAAGAATGCCACCCGCCATAGCTAAGGTGACGATCATTCCGGGGATGGTGATGATATGATAAAGACGTTTTTCCATGATTTCATACTGATTTTTCAGTATGGTCTTAGCCGGTTCAGGTTCTTGATTGGCCTCAGCGTGGTAGATAAACAACCGTACT is a window encoding:
- a CDS encoding DUF6671 family protein, whose amino-acid sequence is MSQELLNSLFINRVAVLATMHHKENVIAPLLKKQLGLEVVVPPNFNTDQFGTFTRDIKRPDTQIVTAKLKAKKAMEMTGETIGIGSEGSFVPHPNFPYIYANREIVLLLDQQNDLQIVGEVFSTETNFNHLVINSFEAAQKFAAKVGFPDHGLVVWFESSNGQDTEIIKGITTQEQLYESVNFALNNSPHGNLHIETDMRALYNPTRMNNIAKATQDLVEKIYSCCPQCGTPGFSITDRTQGLPCESCGQPTSLTMGVIYQCQKCNFIEEKLYPDGKFFADPGLCPYCNP
- the hemJ gene encoding protoporphyrinogen oxidase HemJ; this encodes MAYYWFKAFHIVGFVVWFAGLFYLVRLFIYHAEANQEPEPAKTILKNQYEIMEKRLYHIITIPGMIVTLAMAGGILYTNLDLFHETWLHFKLGFVGILLVYHHYCGRLMKQLAANECKWSGQQLRALNEAPTLLLVIIVMLAIFKNNLPTDITAWVIFGLVILMAASIQIYAKIRRRNKEKLLVQMNQVNQNNPTDQIPQVQN